A window of Seriola aureovittata isolate HTS-2021-v1 ecotype China chromosome 17, ASM2101889v1, whole genome shotgun sequence genomic DNA:
AGTTATTAATAAAGTATAGGGAATATGTGAAAGAATATGCAGAAAGATGATGTGactaatagaaaataaaaccactgtTTTATCGCAACCATATCCAGTCATTTTCTCCCCATCTCTGTGCTCAGGTACTCTCCTGTTGGCATCGCCTCTCTGATTGCGGGGAAGATTGCGGCCATCGGAGACCTGGAGATGGTGGCCAGGCAGCTCGGCATGTACATGGTGACCGTCATTGTGGGCCTGGTGATCCACGGCGGCTTGATCCTACCTGCTATATTCTTCGGCATCACCAGAAAAAGCCCCTTTGCTTTCTACTCTGGAATCTTCCAGGCTTGGATCACCGCTTTGGGCACTGCTAGCAGGTATGACAGCCTGCaggaagtatgtgtgtgtgtgtgtgtgtgtgtgtgtgtgtgtgtgtgtgtgtgtgtgtgttctgtttggGCATGTGTTAACACATGTGTCACATGTTTCTTTTACAACATCTATTCCTCTTgcagctgctgtatttactgtgatTGATCGGCGTAGCCTGCCACTTGTTTTCAGCTATTTTGGTAAAATCTGAAAGGGCAAAGAGGCAAATTCTGTATTTACACAACTGAACTGACAAATCAGGACAGCAGAGCCAAATGTGTGTAAGCGCAGGCTATCACAGACAAGTCCGTGTCTGATAGATCCTGTGTTGTGGATGTCTGAGCCCTTGGATTAGCCGTCACCAGCCAAACTGTCCACTGCTGTATCCTGCCTGGgtcggctcggctcggctcggcttGGCTCAGCTCGGCCAGTCTGGGATTCTGCATTTCTGCTGAAACCAACTGTCATATTGGCACATTACTGAGGCTTTGGTGAATATGGGTAATCCTATCAACGTTTTCTCTAATTATATTATGACCCGAGCTAAGCAGGGCCAGAATCAAATTCCTTTAATTCACATGTTGGAGGATTGCAACAGTGGCCTACACCAGCTGTTAGGAGGAGGCTGTCAGCCGACTCAAATTtctactgctttttttttttttttgtctctaccCCAAACATTACCCCTACACATCCCTCCTCACCTCTACACTTCTGTCTTTCACCACCTGTCCGCCTATTTTATGTCCTTCAACAGACACTTTGCTCCTGTTCTTTGTACatctgcaccttttttttttctgactcatCATCTCGTGGCGCCTTCTGTTCTCAGTGCAGGGACGTTACCCGTCACCTTCCGCTGTCTGGAGGAAAATCTAAAGATTGATAAACGCGTGACTCGCTTCGTGCTGCCCATAGGTGCCACCATCAACATGGACGGCACAGCGCTGTATGAGGCCGTGGCAGCCATCTTTATTGCCCAGATGAATGACATCAGCCTGGATGGTGGACAGATTATTACTGTCAGGTAAGGCACATGGGGGAACGGCCTCTCTTGGTGGATtagtttccagtttttataGTCTTGAGCACAGTGATATTAAGGTGTCAGTATACTCCATCAGATGGTTGAgtggcccccccccccaaacatcTTTTGGACACCTGAAAATCTGACATTCAAAACCACTTCATGCAGGGATTGGCCAGGTACAGATgtaagaaagaaagtgaaactaGTGAATTCAGTGAGAATTAAGATGAACTTTACTGCTCCAGAAATAATCAAAAGTGCACATAACAACATTCTGTACTGCTTGTTTAAATAAAGCCGACAGTTTACGCCTTAAATCAGTGGATCCAGTGTCGGTCCATGTAACATTTGCTACCAGGCTGcgagaaaacaaagaaattctTATCATAATTTAACTGAATAATAACGATTTGACTTAAAAGCCTATTATAGGCTATTTGTGCAACAATTACACtgatcttctttttttgtcctgtatctACGTATGTGTTCGTCTTGCGGTTGCAACTACGCAGTCAATGTGACAGTGAGAGTTTGAAAGTTTTTACAGAGGAGGTAAAAGAGATAAAAGGCCTAACGTGTGTTACATTGTCCAATAATCTGAACTTTACTTCAGATGTGATATGCACCAAAGCTCCCCCCCTTTTTTGGTAATTTCACAACATATAAAGTCTTGCAGTGCATAAAAGTTTGGGAACCCcaaatgaaatgatttattttattaaaatttctattattatttattattttagcaCAACAACATCTAATTTGCTTCAACTTGTGTCAGTAACAGTCTTCACAGCTTGGTTAAACTTTGCTGTGAACGATTCTTTTTTTTGATCTTATGCAAATTACcagataaaatacattaaaattcACATAATTCACATAATAAAAGCTTGATAATACTTTATGTACTTGAGTGTATGTGACAAGGTGTTTGTTGTCCATTATTGTTGTTTACACCATCTTCTGAATATAGCAGGTAACAGGAAGTTGCAGAAGTACCAGCCTGAAAGTCACATGACACcatgtcaacatttttattggattttgCATGGCTCTAGCTGTGAATAGTTAAAAGTAGTTCTAAGTGTCTGTtttaattgttgagatattcaAGTTAAAAATGTTTGCAACGGGCCACACGCTGCGTAACTCCAACttgtcattaaaacatttctcatTGTAAATATACTATTGTAAGCATGCAGTCAAAGTGACTAATGTAAACAAAATCCAGGAGACAATGTTACGTGACTTACATCAATTTTAGGTATTGTACTGTATTATCTAGAGATCAATGGCAGTCTCTGTGTGAATGCGAAATCGTTTCTGAGGTTTCACCAAAACATTTAATTCTGATTGGAACCAGTCTAGTTGAACCAGACGGTGATTGTTGTGGAGTTACAAATGATGTTCAGCACTTTGAGGGTTGTTTATTGTAGGTCTTTTATCAATCACTGTTTACCACCAAATTCCTAAATCTAATTTTCCAAAAGTTCAATAAGAATTGTTCTAAAATCAAATCCACATGTGCTGTTTAAATGTCTTGAACGCCCTACTGAATGTCCCAGCTGCTGTGGGGTCATATTTGGTGCTGTGGTTTCTCAAAAACAATTGAGATGTAATACAGAGCTCTGAGATCAGACAGAACGGCATCGTGTAGTAAATAAACTGTCCAAACTGGCCTGCAGTCACAGTGGGCACCAACAGTAACTAAACTTTGCGCATATATATGGCGTTTATATGATGTGGTAAATTTAACACATACCACACCTCATATAAATCTGTTGTCCAGCAGAGGGTCTTGTTTTTTAATCCCACAACTCACCTTCTGCAATTATCTGAATGTATCTCTGTGAAGGAGAACGGTGAAATATCTactgtgacattaaaataaCTCCATACTAAATGTATGGTAATTGTAACTGTGATAATCCTACAATTATCATGCCAACTCATTCACAGTCTTTCAGTCTAAATCCAAGTGGTATCCAGTACCTTTTAGGGCTCTTCCACACCAAGTTTATTGGCTTTATTGGCGGCCATTCAGCCGAGTAAGCGTGCTGAATCAGCAGCGAAGGCACTGGGTGAGCTCTCTGAATGCCTCTTCAACCACGTGAATCAGCAATTCCCACTATTAAATGTGGTTTCACCTCTGCCTTTTCTGTTGTCGTCACAGTCTGACATCACCGTGGTCTGTAAGTTACTGACAATGATCCTTTGACTGAAACGTTTCGCTCTCTCTTCGCATTTAATCGCCTTTTGCCCATGGAATAAATGAACTCTTCTTGCATCTGTCGAGATGGCAAACCCTTTTACAGTTGTTCAAGAGTGACGCAATGAAATGTTCAACTTTatagcaacttttttttatcaggcATGTTCTCAATTCATATAACAAGTACATTAAACTGTTTCTCAGACACAGAACTTGCACGTCGCCCATTAACTGTAGTCTTTGTCCAAGTACACGAGGTACGGTGTGGGTGAGTTACACAAAACACTACAAGTACTTTGTTGGCCTCACGTCTTGGAGGTTGCATAAAGACCTTAAAACACTTGccagagagaaaaagttttAACCAACCTTTGACCATCGCATTGATggaaaaaaacctttttccagGTCCTTGCCTCAGCATGAAGATGGTTATGCTTCCTTGTCTCTCCTCCGCAGTATGACCGCTACCCTGGCCAGTGTTGGAGCTGCCAGTATTCCCAGTGCTGGACTGGTGACTATGCTGCTGATCCTGACGGCTGTTGGCTTGCCCACCCAGGACATCAGTCTGCTCATCGCTGTCGACTGGCTGCTGTGAGTCAGATGTCCGATAGGTGGAGGGCATATGAGTAGAGAATGACAGTCTCAAACATTTATTGAGGGGGATTGTAAAAAATATTGGTGTTATTCAGCTGTTGTTGGGTCTCCTCATTTCACTCGCTGACACTGATACTGTTTGTCCACTCAGTGACAGAATGCGTACCTCCATCAATGTGGTGGGCGACTCGTTCGGTGCCGGGATCGTGGACCACTTGTCCAAGGCAGAGCTCACAGAACTCGACGCGGCGGAAATGCAAATACTCCCGCCAGAGGAGGAGCTCGATTTCATCCCTCCGCCGCCGATCCTCACAGAGATGGACCTGATCGACCCTCTCAAACCGCCCGAGCTGCCACCTCGCTCCCCTCGCCCACCCAAacaaaaccaccacagccaCGGCTTCTCCCAGTCCCACTCCATCACTTACTCCCCATCCCGTTCTGTCCGATCTCCATCACCTCGCTCCATCCGTTCTCCCTCTCCGCGCTCTGTCTGCTCCCATTCTCCCCGGCCTTTCCGTACTCATTCACCACGCCTCCTCCGCAGGACGGAACCGGGCTACTGCGCTCTGCCCAGCCATGATAACCAGGTATCTACCTGCCACTGCTTCTTCAGTTTGTAGTGTAATGTCTCAGATTACATGTGTAACACAATGCTGACACGCTATTTGATTTCATGTTGATGTGTGGCGACTAATATTTTGTACCTTCTTGCTCCTTGAGgaagtttgtgttttgcagtgcaAGTTGGTCAaagatgggtggatggatggatggatggatggatggatggacggacagatagatagatagatagatagatagatagatagatagatagatagatagatagatagatagatagatagatagatacctgccaccaccatgcttcaccattGAGATAGTATTGGGCAGGTGGTGAGGGGTTTTGTCCAGACATGACTCTTAGAATTGACAACAgatgaaacataaatatattaacTCAGCTTTGTATTTGGAGGCTTAGATCTTAtagcttttttttgccttagcaTGGTACGATTAGCATTGGGCACCAGAGTCCAAGATCTACCAGGGATCTGTTCTTATATGTTTTCAGGTAAAATGACTATCTCTCCAAACCCTGGTGGATTCCTTGAACGTTTAGCTTGTGTTCAGTTTGTCAGTGAGTTAGTACCGGCCACGTGGTCTGCCTGATCTCATCTGTGTGTCACTTTGCTTTCTCAGATTCCCACACTGCCTCGCTGCTACAGAGAAAGAGACCGGGAACGGGAGCGACTGAGGCGAGAGAGTgaaactgaggaggaggaggagagggagagggtttTGGGTGAAGTAAGCGACGGCGAGGAGAGTGATGACACTGCTTATGATCGGAGGCACGCCATCCCACCAGGCGACCTACCATGATTTGGATTTTTACTACCACAAAGCTTCCCCATCAATTTGTTTCCGTTTTATGACAGCTTTCCCCACTTTAGTGCACCACTCTGCTTTTTAGCAACGGTCCAGCAGAGGTCCACAGTGGATTTCCAGCTGGTTACGTTGCTACTTCTTATATCTGTTATGAGTTCAGTGAACCTGGTCGACAGGACTGATCGATAAGCTCACTTTGAGCGTAATATTCATagatattaaaatgttgtaatgACAACATGCTGTAACATTCCTGAAAACCAGCCCTGACATTTGGTTTTCTGCAACAGAGCTTAAATGGAGCGTTGTTTCCCTTGTTTAATCATCTGATTTCCTTTTTATAACTCTGTTACTGTGttgatttgtcattttataaCCAAACTTAAAATGATCCCGTATGCCTGAAATTCTTTAAATATGCCTGATACCACAGAATTGTGATTCTGCTCTTGATGAGAAAAGTATGTTGCTGTTGTTACCAGCCTTTTAATGCACAACCACGGGTTATAAGTTGCTCCTTTGGTCAACTCCTTCTCTTCTACTTTTAATTTCTTGGCAGGAAGTGAAAATTATTAAACTTGAAGGAAtcgtttgacattttgggaaatatgctttcTTGCTTGGTTGCAGAGAGTCAAAATCCATCTATCAACACCTCTGAACTTCACTAAATAGCACCTTATATCTCTTAAAATACTAACTTGTTTTCCGGGTTctaggactcattcctgcagcactctatgtCAATGTGCTGCCTGCATGTTTGTCCCAcctgttttgttgctgctgcttcgtgtcaaatttattttatacatCTGTTTCTTTCATGAGCCAGTAAGATCAGAAAACATTACTGACAGAGATATATTGTTAATAGGTACAAGATGCGTCATATTAAAGGACCTATTTTTTTGCTGTGGCTTCATAGCctacattagcattagcagctgtttacttaccagtccaaAAGAAATTTGAGTTCagaatcaaacttcatttctttactcaccaagagtgAGTGGAAAaggaatgctaatgttagctcttgtttctatcattttttttcttctactgaagtttgcatgctaaccagctagccccgttCCGTCTCGTCACTTCCccatagcgactcactgtagcctccactGCCCTGATGTcttagtgctgctcagagggcattTTAAACCCTCTTGTCTTGTGAAGACAATGGCGGCTGAACGAttaccaccacccactcccggcaagaaaccatttttggtggcagagaaaacttacatatagctcctttaattgtAGTGCTACAGGTCAAGTAGCTAAACCAACTTCTGaacaacagatttatttttggcGGCAGAGGAAATTGCTGTCGTAATCAGGAGCTACAGTGTGTGACTCTGCAGGTGCATGCAGGTCGTTGAATAAGTATTTGCATTAAAGCAGTAATAAGTTAATGTGTCCATCTGGGGGCACCTCGGTGGATCACTTGGTAGAGCGCGAACTACATGCTTTGTCCTGACAGCAGCAGTCCGGGTTCGAGTCTGACCCGTAGCCCGTTGCTGCATTtcagcccctctctctctccctgcctttcctgtctctctctcgttcAATGAGCTatcagaataaagaaaaaatgccccaaaaaataacaacaaaaaaaaatgtgtccatCTTATGCTTTAGTATTTTCTTTGACGAAAAATGTAATACATCTCGTCATAGTTCTCGTTTTTTAATGGtaactttttatttagttttattctcatttttgtttctttacactAAGCTAAGGTAAGCAGCTGTTGgttggatatatatatatgttaatgtGCAGACACCAGAGTGGTATCAGTGGTATCAATCTAACGCTAGGCTATAAAGCCaacaagcatatttcccaatatatatcaaactattcctttaaatgccCTCAAGAATACAAGAAgacattatttttataattcTCTACCTTCTTGCATCTCTACATTTTCATCCTCAGTGCTCTTCTTGCACGTCACCTCATTTTCCTTGACAGCAGTCACTATTGATGTTAATATTGTCTATATTATCTATGGTTTGTATTTTCTTGTTGTGGTCTGGTGTCTGAAATGATGAGTAACAGGCatgctgttttaattttgttgtatgtttaaATTTACTAGTTATTTTACTATTACTTGCGTTTATCATTTTGAGTTCTTAATTGCTGTAAATTAACTTCATCAGTCTCCTCTGTCCCACTGAATTGCCTttcatattaaattaaaaatgccTCCCTACATCCTTAGGTCTTAACTCAGATTCACAGGTCCAGATTGTGTGTAAATTGTATGTAATAAAATCTTAGAGAATTATTTGAAATAACTTCTAATgattcctctgtgttttctctgctgtctaaGTAACTTGTACAATCTGTGGGGGGATTTGCACTCTAAACGGGACGTGCGTCAGTGTTTGGTGTctaaagacaaaggaaaaatcTGGCAGACCGAGATATTACTGGGTGGAAAAGttgcaacagacacacaaacaaaaaaaagagagaaaaaaagaggctgCGCTTACACATTgatgaaacaaagacacacagagatacaaaCACACTTAATCCTCTCAAAGAATAGTTAGAGATgggagaggcaggagagagtgagtgatgGGAGAGGAATCGGAGGGCGGCAGATGGCCAGAAAGACGTCAATCCTTTTCATTCTTCCCAGACAGCATAAGGGCACTGTGGGTAATTGCAAGCAGGACTGACGTTAGCTTTGGGTCACTGCAcgtcagagaggagagcagaatGAGGTGGAGGGAAAAGGTAAAATGCAGCAGGTCACTGCTCGGCAGAAATCTGACACTGTCGTGAAGTTTGTCTGAAACGATGGGAAATTTAAGTTGATTGATTGGACGCTGTAGCCGACGGCAGTCTGTGGAATGAGGCTGTAATCTGTCCTGTAGCATGAGAGAGAGCTGTCCCTGCAACACATGACATGGGGATATCACACCATCTGAGGCGACAGGGGGTCAGGAATTTAATCACTGCAGTCATTGAGAGGACTCgaggtcctgtgtgtgtgtttgtgtgtgtgcgtgtgtgtgtgtgtgtgtgtgtgtaaggggtGGGGGGATTGTATTAGGAGCTTAATTTGCTCTAAAACCCTGTCAGTTTTCTTTACTTCAGCTCAACTCAAACATATTCTTGAGTCTTTAGTTTTTATTACTGTTGAACATGTGGGAACAATGTTATTCAACAATTCAGTTGTTTGATATTATGTTCCCTGAAATGTAACTAAACTCAGTGGAGATTCATTTACTGGACCTCAAAACTAAATAATTCACAGATAAAGACAAATGGTCACAGTAAACAgctcaaactgaaacaaatgaaatataaatctAATAATATAGTGATGATGTAGAGCTGCagaattttcttcatttaataGTCTGACAATTATTGTattgaataattgattaatcttttttttgaaatatctgaaaatagtaaaaaaaaatgtccataaCCTTAAGATATTGAATTTGAAACGATGATAGGAGCTGGAACCATCAAATATTTGAGTCAAATATTTGATGGTTCCAGCTCCTATCAtcaaaataatttgacatttctgcttggaaaaaaaagtatataaatgattaattatcagAATAGATTCCAATTAATTTTCTCTTGATTAACTAATCAATTAgtcgactaattgtttcagctctaaatcaTATTATTCATGTATAAATCAGTGAATCAGTAGTAAATTCTAAACCAGTTTAATGACTTAATATGATATTTCACATGTGATAAAGGTAGGGATCTCAAAGTTTTATCTGCTACCAGCTTGGTATAATTAACCCAGTTAATTCATGTGGTAATGTACAATTAATCCATTCAGAAATCCATGATTAATATCTGAATTTTTCCCCGCCTCAGAAACTTGAACATGTCTCTTTTTTGGAGAGCACGGAATGAAAATATCATAATGCAAGTCATCTGGATCATATGGAACAAATGAACATGATCATTTCAAGATGAGGAGATGCAGTATTTGGATACTCTGGAGTCTTTTATGTCATACTCCAGTAAATTAAATCCACTGGCACAAGGAGTGAGACAAATGTCCAGGGTTGTGCAGCAGTGCTGTTTCACAAAACACAGTCTGACATCTAGAGGCAGGATCACTCATCACATATGGCAGACTGGAATAGATGCACAGATCATTTCACCATCCGTATTCATTCATATCAGTGAATGACCATAAAACTAAAAGGTGCACCGACGTAAAGTATCCAGTGTGCTTCACCTACTAATAATACTGCATACATGCCTTACATTCTCCCAGAGCCACTGCACAGTCATGTGGAAGGGATTCAGAAATCCATGGCATGATTGATAAAATATGATCTTTATTAAATAACATGagacatacatatatatatttatatttatatatctctACTGTACATCCTAAGAATATACGCAAGTCACACCACATCCACACAGTCAAAACAATTCATAAAATGATCATATATTCCACTATTACTTTATTAGAGTAAAcctcaaaaacagaaacttttttgAGAATTAAACATTCACGTCCTTCAGGTTtgcaaaatatttcattcataatGGGTGCAGTCATCTTGTACAAGTACAATAGATTCCAGTTGTGACTGGTATTCACAAAAAAGAAGtccctttgaaaaaaaaacccttcataCCACTCCTGCAACATAATCCACTTCTCCTCTTGCTGTGTATAGCATCTTTGATATCTTGAAAAgcactataaataaaatgtattgttgttattattattagtagtaccATTATGTCGATCCATCCATATCCACTGACAACTGGATATAACTGACAAAATATGGTTAAATATACTGCTTCCATCATCATCTTCTGTTCTGCTGGAAACTGCATTTAGCCGTATCGTGGGAAAGGGCTGCCTGTGTTGAACAAGTCGGGTAAAGTCTATCGGCCCACACTGTATATCCACAGGTTTTTTTGAGTGTCCAGATGTTCATTCTTTTTGGCATCAAATGACCAATATACTATCAAATGTTGTTAGGGTTGACATACCTTGTTTACCAAGCAGTCTTCTGCCTTAATCTGTGAAGATGTAAAAAAGGCCCTTTGTCTTTCTTGACTGCAGGTGCAGACACcatactgtaaaatataaacCCATGCATAGTTTATAGATCAATGAGTGGGTGTCCTCTTTTCACAGTTATTTAGCCATTTCTAAATctttgagtgttcccaggagcacagtggcctcagtAATTATGTCATGGAAGGAATTTGAAACCACCAGGACTATTGTTAGAGTTGGTCGTCCAGCCAAACTGAGTAACAGGGCAAGAAGGGCCTTGGTCAAGGTGGTGACCAAAGCTTTAAAAGTCCTCAAGCTGCCGTAAGGACGATCATCTCAGCAGCCCTCCATCAATCGGGCTTTTAAAGCGGCTAACATAGAAGCCGTTTTGATGGTGGTGACTCAGCAACAGGGAAACATGGTCAGAATTGAGGGAAAGGTTAATTCAGCCAAATGAACagaggtccttgaagaaaacctgctccagagggCACGCAAGACTGAGACTGGGTTTAACAGTTTGCCTTTCAGCACAACAATGACCAGGAACAAGCAGACAAGACGATGATGGAGTAGCTTTGGGACAAAAAGCCCATACAATATCTATGGAGAGACCTAAAGATGGCAGTTCACAGATGCCTCCCATCCAGCTTGAGAGGATCGTCCAGGAAGAACAGGACAAACTTCCCAtatccaggtgtgcaaagcttgtagaggCTTGCCCACAAACACTCaaagctgtaattgctgccaaaaGGGCTAGTGCTGAATTAAGGGTAAATAATTAAGGGTAAGGGTAAGTAAAATATCAGGTCTTTaatgaatttgcaaaaaatatctgaaaaactGTAACCCAATAACCCGTTTGAGTGTAGACTGAGGGGCAAAATtggcaattttatccatttacaaaataaagcGTGAAACAAGGAAAGTGGTCTGcatactttctgaagccaccGTATGGAAACCGATATAGTTAAAACCTATATGTAAAATGTATCTGACTGCATATATACTGTCAACTGTGTGAACCCTTTAAAACTAAAGGAAAAGGAATCTATTCTCTCCCACAGAAAACGCTGCTCCTGAAGTGCCTGAAACGTCTTGTTTGTATCCCAGCCCTTATCCATGACACTATGTTGTAGCCAGTTTGAAACGTATTCAAACTAAGCTAGTTAGAGCGAAAGCTGGGAAGAGTTTGGATAGTTTTAGCCTGTCGCCATGTAGAGAAGACACTGTTATATACA
This region includes:
- the slc1a9 gene encoding solute carrier family 1 member 9 isoform X2 produces the protein MTNQPTANQSNTNKEKEKEENQRDDNTEVAYKDAGHCSRNTHNLLLGLTVMGVVMGAVFGMVLRYMKVTDSSVLTMISFPGEILMRMLKMLILPLIISSLITGLAGLDARSSGRMGSRAMVYYMSTTIIAAILGVILVLGIHPGNPKLRAGASGTVPKSQEVSSLDAFLDLIRNLFPENLVQACFQQVQTVLKKVPVVAPNQTEPILVNRKKLEYKWGMNVLGLIGFFITFGICMGRMGERGKIMCDFFNILNEIIMTMVSLIMWYSPVGIASLIAGKIAAIGDLEMVARQLGMYMVTVIVGLVIHGGLILPAIFFGITRKSPFAFYSGIFQAWITALGTASSAGTLPVTFRCLEENLKIDKRVTRFVLPIGATINMDGTALYEAVAAIFIAQMNDISLDGGQIITVSMTATLASVGAASIPSAGLVTMLLILTAVGLPTQDISLLIAVDWLLDRMRTSINVVGDSFGAGIVDHLSKAELTELDAAEMQILPPEEELDFIPPPPILTEMDLIDPLKPPELPPRSPRPPKQNHHSHGFSQSHSITYSPSRSVRSPSPRSIRSPSPRSVCSHSPRPFRTHSPRLLRRTEPGYCALPSHDNQIPTLPRCYRERDRERERLRRESETEEEEERERVLGEVSDGEESDDTAYDRRHAIPPGDLP
- the slc1a9 gene encoding solute carrier family 1 member 9 isoform X1, with protein sequence MCPPSNKPIPPTVSTGRMTNQPTANQSNTNKEKEKEENQRDDNTEVAYKDAGHCSRNTHNLLLGLTVMGVVMGAVFGMVLRYMKVTDSSVLTMISFPGEILMRMLKMLILPLIISSLITGLAGLDARSSGRMGSRAMVYYMSTTIIAAILGVILVLGIHPGNPKLRAGASGTVPKSQEVSSLDAFLDLIRNLFPENLVQACFQQVQTVLKKVPVVAPNQTEPILVNRKKLEYKWGMNVLGLIGFFITFGICMGRMGERGKIMCDFFNILNEIIMTMVSLIMWYSPVGIASLIAGKIAAIGDLEMVARQLGMYMVTVIVGLVIHGGLILPAIFFGITRKSPFAFYSGIFQAWITALGTASSAGTLPVTFRCLEENLKIDKRVTRFVLPIGATINMDGTALYEAVAAIFIAQMNDISLDGGQIITVSMTATLASVGAASIPSAGLVTMLLILTAVGLPTQDISLLIAVDWLLDRMRTSINVVGDSFGAGIVDHLSKAELTELDAAEMQILPPEEELDFIPPPPILTEMDLIDPLKPPELPPRSPRPPKQNHHSHGFSQSHSITYSPSRSVRSPSPRSIRSPSPRSVCSHSPRPFRTHSPRLLRRTEPGYCALPSHDNQIPTLPRCYRERDRERERLRRESETEEEEERERVLGEVSDGEESDDTAYDRRHAIPPGDLP